Below is a window of Musa acuminata AAA Group cultivar baxijiao chromosome BXJ3-11, Cavendish_Baxijiao_AAA, whole genome shotgun sequence DNA.
CGGCGCTGCGACTCCGGAATCCTCGGAGTAGGACAACCCCTCGTAGCTGTGCCCGCCGCTGCGGATACGCACGCCGAATCCGGCGGCGCGGCAGCACAGGACGGTGCTCCGCAGGTGCGTGCGATTCCCGGGGAGGACGATAGCGGCCGGGCGCGCGAGACCGGGCCGCGGGGCGAAGCGGAGGTTTTGGATGGAGAAGTTGAGAAAGAGGTAGTACAAGGAGGTATCCGAGATCAACGGGTCGGCAGTCGGGACCGTGTAGTTGTCGACCCCGGCGGAGGCGAGACACAAGACGAGCTTCCGCACTCCGTCGAAGCCACTCGGAGCAACAGGGTACGAagcgaaggagacaaagaagcagcagcaggagaggaggaggaggatgacatgGCGATAGCTCTCGGCCATGGCCGCTGTgcgtcaagagggaggaggaggtttGGGATTTATATCGAAGGAGTCGATTAGCACGACGGGATGTTAACCGGCCTGTTTATTCCACTGATCACAGTAGTGCAAGCAGCGACAACATCAAGATCTGCATCGGACGGTTGATATCGGATGTACGGAGAAGATATACGTCGGGGTTCAGGTTAAGTATAACACCTGGCGGATCACCGAGGCTGAGCGAGGCCGGCAAGAAACCGGATAACGGGGGCGGGGGCCACGGAAAGGGCGGGGACTGCGTGGATGAGAGGGAGCATCGCAGCCGTCCGATCGAATAATCCAACGGTCGCATCCTACCTTTGGTGAAACCGACGAAGGCTGTACTGCTGGTGATGGTTGAATGAAAGAAAGGATTTGCGTTAAAGGTGGGGTGTATGGAATTTCTCTTACAATGATCTTTGATACATTAAGGAGGGGAGGGGGGCGTATCTGGAATTTCTCTGACATGATATTGATACATTGACAACGTTGGAAATGTATTAGGTACATTTGtaagaaagtatatatatatacatatatatatatatgtatatatatgtacatatatatacatatatatatacatatatatacatatatgtatatatatatacatatatatacatatatgtatatatatatacatatatatacatatatgtatatatatatacatatatatacatacatatatatacatatatatacatatatatatatatatatatatatatatatatatatatatatgtatatatatatacagaggaCGGGAGCCGGCCAAGCATTGCCAGCTTTTTCCTTGGAGGGAGTGCGGTGTGGTAGAGTTGGACTACATTGTGGGGTTTTATTAGTGTAGATAGAGACACCATCTTACATGCCATCTCTAGTGGATTTTTTTAAGGAGCGGTCAGGTTGTCTTTTTATGAGGAATTTGAAAGGCTTGGGGCCGGATTTTGATTCACATGACAAGACCAAAGATAGTAAGTATATGTAATTTGATATGGTGAAGTAAAGCTATTTATAAGTCAAGTAAACTTCCATTCGTACCCCTCTAATAATTATCTAAAGATACTCTCTCGTTAACCCCTTCTAACCATTCACATATGCGCAGAATATAACTATAGATGGAAGAAGCAGATGAAATATCCGAACACCATCTCTCTGAGGTGACAAAATTTTCTTTCAATCATAAAGCACTTCGATTAGTTCCAATCATATCAAAACCAGGTCAGGTCAATCACTGAACATTTACAACTTGGATGGAGCTCCTGCATGTTCTTGCATTGCATAACATGAAAACAAGTCATAGCAGACAAGTCTCGAACCATTTCCAGAATCATATACCTGGAAAATCTCGCAAGAAAACTTATTTCCAGCTATTCAGCTAGAGGTTAGCAGCAGCCCTGGCCATCACATAGATAAAGGAAGCCTGATCATATGCATAGATTGTGTTTTGACTCCAACAGATACCAAGCAATGATAACGGGAACAGATTATGATTGAGCAGAAGTATCAGAATCAAGAAAACCATGACTACTGCTCAAAATCCTCTTaccttccaatgaaatcagtcaaTGTCCAGACTAGAATAGGGTTCATAGCCAACCTGCCAGTAAAGTGCAACATGAAGCTACTATCAGAATTAAAACAGTGGATTTGAACATGTTATAGTCTCTAGACAAGAATTGTTATGAAGCTAGAGAAAACAAGTGGACGTAATGGGATAAATTGGAAGCAGTAAATGACATACAACCTTGTCTAATAATTAATTGAAGCCAAATGCAAGGGGAAGATTAGAGTAGCAGAAGGCAAGGGAAACAAAATTTAAACGCCATCAAATTGCCTGCTAAGTTGATTAGTAGACAATCTATCAGATCATGTAAAGTTGCTACTTACAGAGCAGTCATCATGAACACGCCAAATTGTCTCGCCTAAAAGGTTTGCCACTGAAAGAACAGTCAACTGAGGAAAATTTCTTTGTTCCAACACAGGGATAGTGTTGGTGACAATAACTTCCTGAAATAGACCACTAGATAGCCTTTCAATTGCAGGAGGGCTGcatgaatattaaaataatataaaaattcaaCCAGAATAAACAAACTAAATGCTGAATAATAATGAAAGGATGAAGACTAAAAAATACTGATTAAAAGAGAGCCTACCACAAGAAATTACAAGAGAAGAGAAAAACAACTTTGTCACAGACAATGTGACAGTAAATGCCAACAAACTGTGAAGTTCCATGACTCCACATCATATACTACCAATCTGTAGAATATAGACCACCGTAGGACCAATCAACTGGCTTCGGTTCCAATATATATCCAACATCTTATGAGGACTTTTTAATAACATAGCAAGGACCATATTCAAGGCCTGCCAATGCAGAATCAGGATAGGATCATTTCATGCAGTTTTACCCCagtttgcatcactcaaaacattaaCACCCAGGTTGTAAAGAAGCAACCTCAGGATGGCACTGAGGCTCATGTACTTTACGTAGAAGGATTATTTCTGGCCCTGATCAGCAGGAGCATAAGAGTCGAACCAAAATTGCCACTAGCAAATACTTAAAATTTAATCTGCTCTTACCATGATTGTAAATACTATGTTTTCCTATAAAGAAATGACATTATTAGTTTTTATAATTAATCTGAAAATGATGGAACCTCTGTGACAAGCACAACAACACACAACAAGAGCTTCACATCAGCAATTTGAGATAAGTTTCATGGCCCATGTTGCTTAGCTCTATAGGTTGTAGCATATTTGTTTTAAGTCATAGCATCTTGTCTCTGCCCTCATCATTTCTGACCAAGTTTTTATTGGCCTTAGAAACAAACATTACACCATATACCTCTCAAATGTCTGGAACTTTTGTATACCAGAAATAACCTTCCATGGGTTTGTTATACTGTGGGAACACTACCAGTGGACTAGGCGTGCTTATCAACTGTTTTCTTCTTTTACAGGAAGTCAACCACTTCTCCTtttcccttttctagtattttcacCAGATATACCCTTCCTTGGATTTGTTATATTGTGGGAACACTATCAGTGGACTAGGTGTGCTTATCAACCTTTCATTTCTAATTaaacctcttctccttttcccttCTCTATTTCAATTTGTTTGAATGGACCACGTGATATTTATCATCCAGATGTCATTCTCAAATGAATAGGCATAAAATTCTGACAAAATTTCCATGGTCTACAATGTGCTTCCATTCAAACCAAATGTTAATACAGAAGTTGGATGACATGTGATACTTCTCCAAATTCTTTGGAATGTTCCTTCAACTCTGCAACTCTTATCTCTTGTATTTACAAACCTGGCTGAACTACCATTATTGTCAAGGTAAGTGGTGCATAACTAATTTAAGAGGGAGACATCTAAGAATAATTGTCTTACAAATATCAACATTATTCTTCAAGTACTGCTCTCGGCAGTATTCTTCAAGAACAATTTCTGAATCTAAAAAATAGTGTTGCTCAAAGATAAGGATAGGAAGATACCTAAAAACAGCATGTGTGCTGCAAGCATAGACTTCTCTTGCTCCTTCTTGATGCAATAAAGCTGCACCCTTTGCTATGGTACCTAAATTCATTGAAGTACTAATTTGAACATCAACATATATTATAACAATCTGAATAAAATTAAAACTCAAAGAGCATCAAAGTGCAAGTACTGATAGTCATTAATGAGAGTGGCACAAACAAAAAATTAGCAGATAAAACTTGCAACAAACAACTGAAGTGGATATGTGAGACCCGCCATGTCAACTTGTTCCAAAAAGTCCATGATGCAATTTGCAGACCCAACAATAGACTTTCCAAgaactagatatcatatcaatgacagcagcagcagcaatgatgtttcaaaacaATAAGAAATGGCTTACCGGCAGTATCTATCATATCATCCATCATCACAGCTACCTTTCCTTTAACATCACCAATCAAATTCATTACCTTCACAATAGCAACAACATATTTAATTAGCCAaataaatacaatcatgaggacaaggtTCTGGAGTATCGATGCATGTGACAATTTAGGCATACAGCATATAAAGCCTCACCCTGAACCTCACAAACATATTCTTAACCGTATGATCCATCAAAATGTTTTGAGATAAAGTACAGCTGGGTCCGAACCTGATGCTAAACCATATGAATTGATCAGGCCCTAACTTGACTCCACTCCTATAAGCCCAAACATATACACTTGGGcaacttcaaatcaaatatgatctaCTGTGTGGTTTGGGCTGAGTTGGCCAGGTCTGGTTTGAGGTCTGCAGGTTAGGTACTAGTTTGCAGCCTGATCTGTGGTATGGATTGGGCTAATCACCTCGCAATTCATTCTAATATCTGGACTGGGCTCTGGCCCGGATCAGACTTCCTGCAGTCTGGCTGCAAGCAGGTGCAGGCCAACCCCTGGTGAGCTGGCTTACAAGAGTCTGAACCTGATGCTAAAAACCATATGAATTGGTCAGGCTCCTAACTTGAGTCCACACCTACAAGCCCAGACATATACACTTGGGCAGCTTAAAATCAAATATGATCTACTGTATGGTTTGGACTGGGCCGGCCAGTTCTGGTTTGAGGTCTGCAGGATAGGTTCTAGTTTGTGTCCCAATCTCTGCTATGGATTGGGCTAATCGACCTCCTGATTTAATATAATATCTGGACTGGGGTCTGACCGGGTCAGACTTCCTGCAGTCCAGCTGCAAGCAGGTGCACACAAGGGCTGGAAGACTACTGCAGTTTATCCACAGCTACCGCTCCCTTTCTCCTTGGGGCCTTAGACCACTCCTCCGATCATATACCTCACACATCTCCAACAAATAACAATCattaattaaaagaaaatcaattttaatccCAAATTTCCCCTTACATGTTTACTCTTTGCGGAGATTACCCGAAGTTACTGCTAACAGAATATTTACACATGAAACTCAGCCACACCAGATGTGATATGGTGTCAGCTACTAAAGAATACCAAAAGTCTGATAGAAATGTGAATCAATACGTCAAGAACTTTCTGAATAATTTAGTACTTGCAATTCTCAAAAAGAAAAAGTTGTCAAGAATACTTGTCTTGAAGCGAGTAATAATCTGCTATCTGATATTCGTATGTAGAACTATTCAACACAGACTACAAAGTTTCACACAATAGAGAGAAGCCCGAACAACAAATATTAATATGAAAGCTGCTCTAAAATTGATGCGAAACAATATTGAATTTGTTGATAGTAAATCAATTGAAAAAACCATGTTAATTTACCTCAGCAACATTATGCCCATGACGCCTTTTATCAACAATGGCTAAAGGTGCATCAGATAACTTTTTTGCAAAGGCACGTGCTCTGGCAACACCTCCAACGTCTGGTGAGACCACTACCAGGTCATTTGAACAAATGGTCTTGCTGGCCAGGTAATCAAGTATCACAGGCTAGACATGTTAAAACAAACAAAACATACACAATCAGCTAGGAGAAACATGCTAACCAAGCCAATGCATAAGGAAAAAAAATAGCATATGAACTAAGTTTAAATAAAAAaccaagataaatattattttgaaaTTGAACATGGTAAAGATGAACTACCTGACCATATACATGATCAACTGGAATATCGAAGTATCCCATGGACTGTCCTGAATGCAGATCACATGCGATCACACGGTTCGCACCTGCTTCTGTGATTAAGTTAGCAACAAGCTTGGCGGCAATAGATTCACGTCCTTGAGTCTGAGAAAACAATTAAATCAAAAGGATAAAAGGATTTCTACAGAAATCAACTAAGCATATGCTGAAATAAAATAATTACATGGGACaatgatatttctcttattgaaaacTGGTCTTACCTTTCTGTCTGCCCTAGCATAACCAAAATAAGGTATAACTGCAGTAATGTTTTTGGCAGAAGCTCTGCGACAGGCATCAATCATTACCAAAAGTTCCATAAGATTTTCATTTGCTGGAGGACAGGTTGGTTGCACTAGATAAACATCACACCCTCTAACACTCTCTTGTAACTGAACATAAATTTCACCATCTGCAAATCGCTTTATCTTTATCTTCCCAAGTTCCAGGCCCAAGTAGCTAGCAATTtcctaaaaagaaaagaaagcattATCATCAACTTCTAGAAATAAAACAGAAATGGATAGAAATGAGTCAAGAAACAAGTTCCAAAATAACCAAATCCATACATAAGAAACCCATGGAATATCTTCGACACAAATTGCAGCAATATTTTAAGAGAACAAGAATAGAAATTTAAAAGATCATCTTTACCACCTAATGTTCTGATTAAGCTAAACTTTCTGTTAACtaagcaaaaagaagaaaaaaaaattaaggagGCCACAACAGCAGCTGCTGTAATGTTAAGATATATCACATGCAATTCATGATATCTGATAACGAACAACTTAATACTTCCATTGACTCTCATTTAGAATAGCAGTCAGCCAACTAATTATCACCCAAGATTAATCAATTCCGGTTTAAAGGGCTATGAGAAGACTAATCTTGTTCCTAGTCAGACCTTAATCATACTCTGGCCAACAACCATAGAGGTCATGACTTGACATAACACATATAGACTCAAGTGATTAGGTGAGGTCTAAACACATTCAAATGCTAAGAGTAACATTGAGAAAACTCAAAGCTATGAACACCTTTGACACCAAGAGTAGCCTAACCATCAACAAACCTCAAATTTTGAGTTTTAGCAGAATCACAAGCATCATTTTCACTTACATCTGAACATGGTAAAGTATCAAAAGCAAAGCAAAGTCTTCAAAATAAAAGTAATCTCTCTCTAGATTTTTCAGTGGGCATTGTAGCAACATGATTTCTTATATAACTTCAGAGAGTGTCTAATAATGCAATAAGGTTTGGATAACCAAATCCAATATTGTGGGAACTGCATCACCAAATGCAACTTCAGTTTATATCAATGGACGACTAAAAGTTTATTCCATATTTCATGGCATTGTTAAATTCCGGTATGATCTAACCTACAAATAACAGTACATATAACACCAGTCCAATTTTTGCAGACAGTTTGAATTAACTAAACTCGATCAGAAAGCAGAATTGACTGATTTTTGGTCAATTGTATGTGATCCGGGATGCAATAGAAAATGTTAGAATAATGATACATGACAGCATACCAGCATTAAAACCATAATAAAGAGTCGAAATAATCTGAAACTTTCAGAAGGGCCTGGAAAAGACCTTTTTTTAGTGGCTCCAGTCCTGTCAGACAATTTAGAGCTCCTCCAAACTTGATTAACTCAATTAAATCAAACAAATTAGTACTCAATTCACCTGAGCAAGTGAGGGATTGGCCGTGCCTGAAAAAATACGCAGTCTTGTATCATACTTTGAGCTAATGCCTTGCATGATCGGCATCGTTACAGCACTTGGCATCGTCCGATCATAGAGGAATTGCAAGCCTGGAGGATTGCCATTGTTGGACCTCAATGGCTCAACCAATTTGCACTTCTGCTTACAAAACCCAAGTTCAATGATATAGACTCAAGTTTAATATTATAGACAGAATCTTCTATACATCATCAAACCTATTCAATATCCATGAAgaaaaactaaaatcaaataaatataaacAAATCCTCATTGAAGCAGGTAAAGAGGATTACATTATTTGATTTTACACTAGTAATCAAAGTGGCATCGACCTAATAGAAGTGCATCTGATGTCATATTTGCCGGCACGACGAAAACATTAAACAATTCTATACTTGTTAGATGTGATTTAGTGTCGGATCGCAGGTATCCCAACATCAAAACTACTTTTGACTATAAAACTAAGCGATAAGTCGTAAGATCCCAGCTATTCAGGGTGGCCAGACAAAGAAAAAAACCCCCGAGTGAGATCTTGAAGCACTAACCACAGACGGAACAGAGAGAGAAAGGCCATTCTGGGAGCGGCGGGGGTGCGTCCAAGTCGCAACCCCATAGGAACGGCCAGATGATagatcggcggcggcggcggcagataACGCCATGGAAGCCATCACCAACACGGGGCTCGGGGATCGGAGCGAGCTTTTTCTAGGGTTTTACCTTCGCGAGGGAGCCGATGAAAACCTCGCACTTGACGGCAGGCGGCGCGGCCTCGAGCAGTCCGTGCGGTTGGTGGGGATATTTTGTGACGCCATCCAAGCGAATCGGGCGAAACAGATAACGGGTTTGAGAACCGGACCAGATCACGGATCCGAAAAGATGGACCCATTAGATCGCTGATCGGTCATTGTATCGAATATGCCGTGAGCCCATCACCCGAAGCCACGCATGTGAGTCGTTACCTGCTTCAGAACCGTGGCGGACCCCACTTTAACCCCGCATCTGGCGttgtctatattttttttttggcaaaattATTTATACCTTAaacaataaattatttatttatttttataaaattcaaccacttaaatataaataattatgatGGTGTCTAATCATCATGTGACCTGTTGGTGAAATGATGCATCGTGGTCGAGGAGTTAGCATGGCTTGGTTGACTAGTCAATGTCCAGAGTTCTCGATCGGTCGGAAGAAGTGTTGGAGCTGGCTGGGTCGATGGTCGGGCTGTCGACTTCGTCGTTTGCAAAAGCGTCTCTAGTTGGTCGGCAGAAGTGTTGAGGCCGACTGTATTAGGAGGTCGAGACAATGACATCATCTTCTGGCGAGGTGTCTCTCAGTCGGAATGATCGTGCCTCCGAGTGTGTCTCTCATCGGGGGGTTCCTAACTGTGGCCCCTCGTATATTAAGTTAGTAGCCGTATTTTCtcttctccccccccccctctagtCAGATGTTGATTAGGGGCTTTTATACTGTTGTACGAGGGTCGGTTGTACGCGAATTTGATGTGACGCCCAATCCCCCGAGTGGCGAGATGGTATCGTTGTGCGATCGCCGCCCAGTATGCATAGAATGATGTCGTAAGGTGCCATCCCAAGCTTTACTATACGAGACTCGCTGACGGGGTGCCTCCCTATACGGGTCTCGGCTCGACGCGGGGTAGTACCCCTTGTGCTAACTTTGCAGGGGTATAATGCGGAACAAGTCGTGACGTGGTTGGAATCCAAAATATGTCTTAGACCGTCCGTTGACACCATAAATGATATCGACATCTTTAAAACTCATTATGATTTCGAGAATATAACGGATGCTTTAAATAATCAAATATCTAatggtttaattttttttttattttgatatttgaagCAATGTATATATTGTATCAACATGTATAAGCGGAAATATGATTATTTATAAACTTTGAGACAATGCACACATTATTTATTTATCAGAA
It encodes the following:
- the LOC135653320 gene encoding ribose-phosphate pyrophosphokinase 1-like encodes the protein MASMALSAAAAADLSSGRSYGVATWTHPRRSQNGLSLSVPSVKCKLVEPLRSNNGNPPGLQFLYDRTMPSAVTMPIMQGISSKYDTRLRIFSGTANPSLAQEIASYLGLELGKIKIKRFADGEIYVQLQESVRGCDVYLVQPTCPPANENLMELLVMIDACRRASAKNITAVIPYFGYARADRKTQGRESIAAKLVANLITEAGANRVIACDLHSGQSMGYFDIPVDHVYGQPVILDYLASKTICSNDLVVVSPDVGGVARARAFAKKLSDAPLAIVDKRRHGHNVAEVMNLIGDVKGKVAVMMDDMIDTAGTIAKGAALLHQEGAREVYACSTHAVFSPPAIERLSSGLFQEVIVTNTIPVLEQRNFPQLTVLSVANLLGETIWRVHDDCSVGYEPYSSLDID